A portion of the Enterobacter sp. SA187 genome contains these proteins:
- a CDS encoding glycoside hydrolase family 1 protein has protein sequence MDKYSGFPQGFLWGGAIAANQAEGAWNVDGKGPSVADAITWKPNLSLKSYDGHLALSDENVSDALTGQNDALYPKRRGIDFYHRYKGDIALFAEMGFKVLRVSIAWSRIFPTGEDAEPNEAGLQFYDDLFRELRHYNIEPLVTLSHYEMPLALSEKYNGWVHRNVLDAFVRFSNVCFDRYKDVVRYWLTFNEIDSIHRHPFTTAGIREDKSAPGKAKQDIYQGLHHQFVASALVTRDCHAKIPGSQVGCMLTKLTTYPYSCRPEDVEATLKKNLENYFYADVQVSGEYPPLILRDLERRDIHIAMQPEDKAILKAHTVDFVSFSYYMSLTESTQPDVERTPGNTILGVKNPHLPASEWGWQIDPVGLKISLLELYDRYKKPLFIVENGLGAKDVVENGEIHDSYRIDYFRAHFAQTLAAINEGVEVMGFTTWGPIDIISAGTSQMSKRYGFIYVDQDDEGNGSLERLRKDSFWWYKKVIASNGADLD, from the coding sequence ATGGATAAATATTCTGGCTTTCCGCAGGGTTTTTTATGGGGCGGTGCCATTGCCGCGAATCAGGCGGAAGGCGCGTGGAATGTTGACGGCAAAGGGCCATCCGTGGCCGACGCCATCACCTGGAAACCGAATCTTTCCCTGAAAAGCTATGATGGTCACCTGGCGCTGAGCGATGAAAACGTCAGCGATGCCTTAACCGGCCAAAACGACGCGCTCTACCCGAAACGGCGCGGCATCGACTTTTACCACCGCTATAAAGGCGACATTGCGCTGTTCGCCGAGATGGGCTTTAAGGTGCTGCGCGTGTCCATTGCCTGGTCGCGCATTTTCCCCACCGGTGAAGACGCTGAGCCGAACGAGGCGGGCCTGCAATTTTACGACGATCTGTTCCGCGAGCTGCGCCACTACAACATTGAACCGCTGGTGACGCTTTCGCATTATGAAATGCCGCTGGCGCTGAGCGAAAAATATAACGGCTGGGTGCACCGCAACGTGCTGGACGCCTTTGTGCGCTTCTCAAATGTCTGTTTCGACCGCTATAAAGATGTGGTGCGTTACTGGCTGACGTTTAACGAAATCGACAGCATCCATCGCCATCCGTTTACCACTGCGGGGATCCGCGAAGATAAAAGCGCGCCGGGCAAGGCGAAGCAGGATATTTATCAGGGGCTGCATCACCAGTTTGTCGCCTCGGCGCTGGTGACCCGCGACTGCCATGCCAAAATCCCCGGCAGCCAGGTGGGTTGTATGCTCACCAAACTGACCACGTATCCCTACAGCTGCCGCCCGGAGGATGTGGAAGCGACGCTGAAGAAAAACCTCGAAAACTACTTCTATGCCGATGTGCAGGTGTCTGGCGAATACCCGCCGCTGATTTTGCGCGACCTCGAACGCCGCGACATTCATATCGCTATGCAGCCGGAGGATAAGGCGATCCTCAAAGCCCATACCGTGGATTTCGTGTCGTTCAGCTATTACATGTCTCTTACTGAAAGCACCCAGCCAGACGTCGAGCGCACGCCGGGCAACACCATTCTTGGCGTGAAGAACCCACATCTTCCGGCGTCCGAGTGGGGCTGGCAGATCGATCCCGTGGGGCTGAAAATCTCGCTGCTGGAGCTTTACGACCGCTATAAAAAACCGCTGTTTATCGTTGAAAACGGCCTGGGCGCGAAAGACGTGGTGGAAAATGGCGAAATCCATGACAGCTACCGTATCGACTATTTCCGCGCCCACTTTGCGCAAACGCTGGCGGCGATTAACGAAGGCGTGGAGGTGATGGGCTTCACCACCTGGGGGCCGATTGACATCATCAGCGCCGGGACGTCGCAAATGTCTAAGCGCTATGGCTTTATCTATGTCGATCAGGATGATGAAGGTAATGGCTCGCTGGAACGTCTGCGTAAAGACTCGTTCTGGTGGTATAAGAAAGTGATCGCCAGCAACGGGGCCGACCTCGACTAA
- a CDS encoding beta-glucoside-specific PTS transporter subunit IIABC, translated as MNHLQTALDIIAHIGGAENIAHIEHCSTRLRLSLHDNARVDQPALESIPGVLGIRVNVQCQVIIGHDVVQVYDAVRSLVGAPQQATPSATDKVSRGAKIVDFVISVFQPLVPAIAGGGVLKSLLLLLDLMGWLTRDSSTYKVLDNIGSAPLYFLPILVAITTAMKLKVNVLVAVSAVSVMVLPAMSKQLAEGATFLSLDLQNVAYASQVFPAILCVLFYAQTEKIFNRYSPGALRIFLSPMLSLLVTVPVTLLILGPLGYELGAGLATVILWLYGKLGFVATGLLAAALPFMVAAGMHKPMLPYAVASMSQFGREMLYLPASLAHNIAESGACFAIALKSKDRALKSTAISAGISALFGITEPALYGVTLLHKKALYSVIAGSVIGGAFIGWMAIEAFALVGPGLASISMFVSPTNPMNILWAFAGGGLSFAIAFFAALLLWRDKTPQAAERQLDFAPPVEGKIIPLERVADDVFSKRIMGDGIAIIPSQGILRAPASGTIMNVFDTGHAVSLLTDDGVELIFHIGIDTIKLNGQGFHPQVSEGQHVSTGDVLVRFDLDDIVAAGFDPVVMMIVTNSERFAIAPAARGAQSTHPHIIMTLKESV; from the coding sequence ATGAACCACTTACAGACAGCTCTGGATATCATCGCCCACATTGGGGGCGCAGAAAACATTGCCCATATTGAGCACTGCTCCACACGGTTACGGCTCAGCCTGCACGATAACGCCAGAGTGGATCAGCCCGCGCTGGAAAGCATTCCCGGCGTGTTAGGCATACGGGTCAACGTACAGTGTCAGGTGATCATCGGCCACGACGTCGTGCAGGTTTACGATGCGGTAAGATCGCTTGTGGGCGCGCCGCAACAGGCCACACCGTCCGCAACCGATAAAGTCAGCCGTGGCGCAAAGATAGTGGATTTTGTGATCAGCGTTTTTCAGCCGCTGGTGCCGGCCATTGCGGGCGGCGGCGTGCTCAAGTCGCTGCTGCTGTTGCTGGATCTGATGGGCTGGCTGACGCGGGACTCATCCACCTATAAAGTGCTGGATAACATCGGTTCCGCACCGCTCTATTTCCTGCCCATTCTCGTCGCCATCACCACCGCCATGAAGCTGAAAGTTAACGTGCTGGTGGCGGTGTCGGCGGTATCGGTGATGGTGCTGCCCGCCATGTCGAAGCAGCTGGCAGAAGGCGCGACCTTTTTATCGCTTGATTTACAGAACGTTGCCTATGCCTCGCAGGTATTCCCGGCGATTTTATGCGTGCTGTTTTATGCGCAGACGGAAAAAATCTTCAACCGCTACTCCCCCGGCGCGCTGCGTATTTTTCTCTCGCCGATGCTGTCGCTGCTGGTCACTGTCCCCGTTACGCTGCTGATTTTAGGCCCGCTGGGTTACGAACTGGGGGCCGGACTGGCAACGGTGATCTTATGGCTCTACGGCAAACTGGGATTCGTGGCGACGGGCCTGCTGGCAGCGGCGTTACCCTTTATGGTGGCCGCCGGAATGCACAAACCCATGCTGCCTTACGCCGTGGCGTCGATGAGCCAGTTCGGGCGCGAAATGCTCTACCTGCCCGCGTCGCTGGCGCATAACATCGCCGAATCCGGCGCCTGTTTTGCCATTGCCCTGAAGAGCAAAGACAGGGCGCTGAAATCCACGGCGATTTCCGCCGGGATTTCCGCCCTGTTCGGCATTACGGAACCCGCGCTTTACGGCGTCACGCTGCTGCATAAAAAAGCGCTCTATAGCGTGATTGCCGGTAGCGTGATTGGCGGCGCCTTTATCGGCTGGATGGCGATTGAAGCCTTCGCGCTGGTCGGCCCCGGCCTTGCCAGCATCTCCATGTTCGTCTCACCAACCAATCCCATGAATATTCTCTGGGCCTTTGCCGGTGGCGGCCTGTCCTTCGCCATTGCCTTTTTCGCCGCCCTGCTGCTGTGGCGGGATAAAACGCCGCAGGCCGCTGAACGTCAGCTGGATTTCGCGCCGCCGGTGGAGGGGAAAATCATCCCGCTGGAGCGCGTTGCGGACGATGTCTTCTCAAAGCGCATCATGGGCGACGGCATCGCCATCATCCCTTCGCAGGGCATACTGCGTGCGCCTGCCAGCGGCACCATCATGAACGTTTTTGACACGGGCCATGCGGTCAGTCTGCTGACCGATGACGGCGTGGAGCTGATTTTTCATATCGGTATCGACACCATCAAACTGAACGGTCAGGGCTTTCACCCGCAGGTGAGCGAAGGCCAGCACGTCAGCACCGGCGATGTTCTGGTCCGTTTTGATCTTGATGACATCGTGGCGGCCGGATTCGATCCGGTGGTGATGATGATCGTCACCAACAGCGAACGCTTTGCCATTGCCCCCGCCGCGCGCGGGGCGCAATCCACTCATCCTCACATCATCATGACGTTAAAGGAGTCCGTGTAA
- a CDS encoding dienelactone hydrolase family protein, which yields MTTDKQPGFAPAASPHASTAITTADDGIVAGLTSIPSRGDNMPAYHARPAEAAGALPVVIVIQEIFGVHEHIRDLCRRLAKEGYLAVAPELYFRQGDPNAYDDIPTLFSELVSKVPDAQVLADLDHVANWAARNGGDPHRLLATGFCWGGRIAWLYAAHNPQLKAAVAWYGKLVGDKTMNSPSHPVDIATELTAPVLGLYGAQDSSIPQDTVDTMRQALRAANATAEIVVYPDAGHAFNADYRPSYHAESAQDGWQRMLTWFARYGAKKS from the coding sequence ATGACCACTGACAAACAACCCGGCTTTGCCCCTGCTGCTTCGCCCCATGCCTCCACCGCCATCACGACTGCTGACGACGGTATTGTAGCGGGTCTGACGTCCATCCCCTCGCGGGGAGACAATATGCCTGCCTACCACGCCCGTCCGGCAGAGGCTGCCGGCGCGCTGCCGGTGGTGATTGTCATCCAGGAAATTTTTGGCGTGCATGAGCACATCCGCGATCTCTGCCGTCGCCTGGCGAAGGAAGGCTATCTTGCCGTGGCGCCGGAGCTCTATTTCCGTCAGGGGGATCCGAATGCGTATGACGATATTCCGACCCTGTTCAGCGAACTGGTTTCAAAGGTGCCGGACGCGCAGGTGCTGGCGGATCTGGATCACGTCGCCAACTGGGCTGCGCGCAACGGCGGCGATCCGCACCGCCTGCTGGCGACCGGTTTTTGCTGGGGCGGCCGCATCGCCTGGCTGTATGCCGCGCACAATCCGCAGCTGAAAGCGGCGGTGGCGTGGTACGGCAAACTGGTGGGGGATAAAACCATGAACTCGCCGTCGCATCCGGTGGATATTGCCACCGAACTCACCGCCCCGGTGCTTGGTCTTTACGGCGCGCAGGACTCCAGTATTCCGCAGGACACTGTCGATACCATGCGCCAGGCGCTGCGGGCGGCTAACGCCACGGCGGAAATCGTGGTTTATCCCGATGCCGGGCATGCCTTTAACGCCGATTATCGCCCGAGCTACCACGCCGAATCCGCGCAGGATGGCTGGCAGCGCATGCTGACCTGGTTTGCACGCTACGGCGCGAAAAAAAGCTGA
- the udp gene encoding uridine phosphorylase, whose amino-acid sequence MSQSDVFHLGLTKNDLQGATLAIVPGDPERVEKIAALMDKPVKLASHREFTSWRAELDGKPVIVCSTGIGGPSTSIAVEELAQLGIRTFLRVGTTGAIQPHINVGDVLVTTASVRLDGASLHFAPMEYPAVADFACTTALVEAAKSVGATTHIGVTASSDTFYPGQERYDTFSGRVVKRYKGSMEEWQSMGVMNYEMESATLLTMCSSQGLRAGMVAGVIVNRTQQEIPNAETMKQTESHAVKIVVEAARRLL is encoded by the coding sequence ATGTCACAGTCTGATGTTTTTCACCTCGGCCTCACTAAAAACGATTTACAAGGGGCTACGCTTGCCATCGTCCCTGGCGACCCGGAGCGAGTGGAAAAGATCGCCGCGCTGATGGATAAGCCGGTTAAGCTGGCATCGCACCGCGAATTCACCTCCTGGCGCGCTGAACTGGACGGCAAGCCGGTGATCGTGTGCTCCACCGGTATCGGCGGCCCGTCCACCTCTATCGCCGTGGAAGAGCTGGCGCAGCTGGGCATTCGTACTTTCCTGCGCGTCGGCACCACCGGGGCGATCCAGCCGCACATTAACGTCGGCGACGTGCTGGTGACCACCGCCTCTGTACGCCTTGACGGCGCCAGCCTGCACTTTGCGCCGATGGAATACCCGGCCGTCGCTGATTTTGCCTGCACCACGGCGCTGGTCGAGGCGGCGAAGTCCGTCGGCGCCACCACGCACATCGGCGTGACCGCCTCTTCTGACACCTTCTATCCGGGTCAGGAACGTTATGACACCTTCTCTGGCCGCGTGGTAAAACGCTACAAAGGTTCCATGGAAGAGTGGCAGTCCATGGGCGTAATGAACTACGAAATGGAATCCGCCACGCTGCTGACCATGTGTTCAAGCCAGGGCCTGCGCGCCGGTATGGTGGCGGGCGTGATCGTTAACCGCACCCAGCAGGAGATCCCGAACGCGGAAACCATGAAGCAGACCGAAAGTCACGCGGTGAAAATCGTTGTGGAAGCGGCGCGTCGCCTGCTGTAG
- the rmuC gene encoding DNA recombination protein RmuC — MDISILLSVAAALLGGVMLGWLAMKSRADQLRADLLEDRRELDIELSAARQQLAQNQHWRNECELLNNELRSLREINTSLEADLREVTTRLESTQLHAEDKIRQMINSEQRLSEQFENLANRIFEQSNRRVDEQNRQSLGSLLTPLREQLDGFRRQVQDSFGQEARERHTLAHEIRNLQQLNAQMAQEAVNLTRALKGDNKTQGNWGEVVLTRVLEASGLRHGYEYETQVSIETDARARMQPDVIVRLPQGKDVVIDAKMTLVAYERYFNAEEDYTRETALQEHLASVRSHIRLLGRKDYQQLPGLRSLDYVLMFIPVEPAFLLALDRQPELINEALKNNIMLVSPTTLLVALRTIANLWRYEHQSRNAQQIADRASRLYDKMRLFVDDMSSIGQGLDKAQDNYRQAMKKLTSGRGNLLAQAEAFRGLGVEVKREINPDLVEQATAQDEEFRLRAGEPDAEESQEDNELATRAAVNDSPERVSQGG, encoded by the coding sequence GTGGATATTTCAATACTGTTAAGCGTGGCGGCAGCGCTGCTGGGCGGCGTCATGCTGGGATGGCTGGCCATGAAATCGCGCGCCGATCAGCTGCGGGCCGATCTGCTCGAAGATCGCCGGGAACTGGACATCGAATTAAGCGCGGCCAGACAACAGCTGGCGCAGAACCAGCACTGGCGCAACGAGTGCGAACTGCTGAATAACGAACTGCGCAGCCTGCGGGAAATTAATACCTCGCTGGAAGCCGATCTGCGCGAAGTCACCACCCGTCTTGAATCCACCCAACTGCATGCGGAAGACAAAATCCGCCAGATGATCAACAGTGAACAGCGCCTCAGCGAGCAGTTCGAAAACCTCGCCAACCGCATTTTTGAACAGAGCAACCGCCGGGTGGATGAGCAGAACCGCCAGAGCCTCGGCAGTTTACTGACGCCGCTGCGCGAACAGCTGGACGGTTTTCGTCGTCAGGTACAGGACAGCTTTGGGCAGGAGGCGCGCGAGCGGCACACGCTGGCGCACGAGATCCGCAATCTCCAGCAACTGAACGCGCAGATGGCGCAGGAAGCGGTGAACCTCACCCGCGCCCTCAAGGGCGATAACAAAACCCAGGGCAACTGGGGCGAAGTGGTGTTAACCCGTGTGCTGGAGGCGTCCGGCTTGCGGCACGGTTATGAGTACGAAACCCAGGTCAGTATCGAGACCGACGCGCGGGCGCGTATGCAGCCGGATGTGATTGTCCGTCTGCCGCAGGGTAAAGACGTGGTGATTGACGCCAAAATGACGCTGGTGGCCTACGAGCGCTATTTTAACGCCGAAGAAGACTATACCCGCGAAACCGCGTTGCAGGAGCACCTCGCCTCGGTGCGCAGCCACATTCGTCTGCTGGGCCGCAAGGATTATCAGCAATTGCCGGGGCTGCGTTCGCTGGATTACGTGCTGATGTTTATCCCCGTCGAACCGGCGTTTTTGCTGGCGCTGGATCGGCAGCCGGAGCTGATCAACGAAGCATTGAAAAACAATATCATGCTGGTCAGCCCCACCACCCTGCTGGTGGCGCTGCGCACCATTGCTAATCTCTGGCGCTACGAGCATCAAAGCCGCAACGCCCAGCAGATCGCCGACCGCGCCAGCCGCCTGTACGACAAAATGCGCCTGTTTGTGGATGATATGTCGTCCATCGGCCAGGGGCTGGATAAAGCGCAGGATAACTACCGCCAGGCGATGAAAAAACTCACCTCCGGGCGCGGCAATCTGCTGGCGCAGGCCGAGGCGTTTCGCGGGCTGGGGGTGGAGGTCAAACGCGAGATTAATCCGGATTTGGTTGAACAGGCCACCGCCCAGGACGAGGAGTTTCGTTTGCGTGCCGGTGAGCCGGACGCTGAAGAATCTCAGGAAGACAATGAATTAGCTACGCGAGCCGCGGTGAATGACAGCCCGGAGCGCGTATCGCAAGGCGGTTGA
- the ubiE gene encoding bifunctional demethylmenaquinone methyltransferase/2-methoxy-6-polyprenyl-1,4-benzoquinol methylase UbiE, whose protein sequence is MAEDRQETSQDTTHFGYQTVAKTQKADMVAHVFHSVAAKYDVMNDLMSFGIHRLWKRFTIDCSGVRRGQKVLDLAGGTGDLTAKFSRLVGETGQVVLADINDSMLKVGRDKLRNIGVIGNVEYVQANAEALPFPDNTFDCITISFGLRNVTDKEKALRSMFRVLKPGGRLLVLEFSKPVIEPLSKAYDAYSFHILPRIGELVASDAGSYRYLAESIRMHPNQDTLKAMMQDAGFENVDYYNLTAGIVALHRGYKF, encoded by the coding sequence ATGGCGGAAGATCGACAAGAAACTTCACAGGACACGACCCACTTTGGTTATCAGACCGTCGCCAAAACGCAGAAAGCTGACATGGTGGCGCACGTATTTCATTCCGTGGCGGCAAAATACGATGTCATGAACGATCTGATGTCCTTTGGCATCCATCGTTTATGGAAGCGTTTTACGATCGATTGCAGCGGCGTGCGCCGTGGGCAGAAAGTGCTCGATCTGGCAGGCGGCACCGGTGATCTGACGGCGAAATTCTCGCGTCTGGTGGGTGAAACCGGGCAAGTGGTGCTGGCAGATATTAACGACTCGATGCTGAAAGTGGGCCGCGACAAGCTGCGTAATATTGGCGTCATCGGCAACGTTGAATATGTACAGGCGAATGCCGAAGCGCTGCCGTTCCCGGATAACACCTTTGACTGCATTACTATCTCCTTTGGTCTGCGTAACGTGACCGATAAAGAGAAAGCGCTGCGTTCAATGTTCCGCGTGCTGAAGCCGGGCGGTCGTCTGCTGGTGCTGGAATTCTCCAAACCGGTTATCGAGCCGCTGAGTAAAGCCTATGACGCCTACTCGTTCCATATTCTGCCGCGCATCGGCGAACTGGTTGCCAGCGACGCCGGTAGCTATCGTTATCTGGCAGAATCCATTCGTATGCATCCCAATCAGGATACGCTGAAGGCGATGATGCAGGACGCGGGCTTTGAAAATGTCGATTACTACAATCTGACCGCCGGTATCGTTGCCCTGCATCGTGGTTATAAGTTCTGA
- the ubiJ gene encoding ubiquinone biosynthesis protein UbiJ: MPFKPLMTAGIERVLNTFLYRPQALKPARQRLQGKVLRIVVKELSTPLVLAFSERQLDVLGEWEGEADCTVITRLRVLPTLRDRKQLTSLIRSGELEVQGDLQVVQNFGALMDLAEFDAAELLAPWTGDIAAEGISQALRGGTAFVRKNFQRQQQYVAETLTEEWRMAPGALEVAWFAEETAAIARSVDALTHRLEKLEGK; this comes from the coding sequence ATGCCCTTTAAGCCTTTAATGACCGCCGGGATAGAGCGTGTGCTTAATACGTTTTTATACCGTCCTCAGGCCCTGAAACCTGCACGCCAGCGCTTACAGGGCAAGGTGCTGCGTATTGTCGTCAAAGAGCTTTCCACGCCGCTGGTGCTGGCGTTCAGCGAGCGTCAGCTTGATGTGCTGGGCGAGTGGGAGGGCGAAGCAGACTGTACGGTCATTACCCGACTGCGCGTCCTGCCGACCCTGCGCGATCGTAAACAGCTCACCTCGCTTATCCGTAGCGGCGAGCTGGAAGTGCAGGGCGATTTGCAGGTGGTGCAAAACTTCGGGGCATTAATGGATCTGGCCGAGTTTGACGCGGCGGAGCTGTTAGCGCCCTGGACCGGTGATATTGCCGCTGAAGGCATCAGCCAGGCGCTGCGCGGCGGCACGGCCTTTGTACGCAAGAATTTTCAGCGCCAGCAGCAGTATGTCGCTGAAACCCTGACCGAGGAGTGGCGTATGGCACCCGGCGCGCTGGAAGTGGCCTGGTTCGCAGAAGAAACCGCAGCTATCGCGCGTTCGGTTGACGCGTTAACCCACCGTCTGGAAAAACTGGAGGGCAAATGA